The Lycium barbarum isolate Lr01 chromosome 11, ASM1917538v2, whole genome shotgun sequence genome contains the following window.
TTGTTCTCCGATGTGCGATTTTGAAAACCTTCTGAGAGAAAAATACTGTAGTTTTGAGTAATTTGCAATTTTATCGGGATGACTTGCAGTCCctagtgtgtatatgtatgttgacAATCCCTATCCATTGCCCCCATTGTTTGGGTATGAAGTATGAATACTCAAACAATATAGCATGTATGTCGTTCTCGCATATCCTTTTTACTGCCTCTACTTGGTAAAATTCAATCCGGATTAACCCCGGTTAAAGGGTATATCTCGTAGAATGTGTCTCTGTGTTAGGAATGATATACCTTCAAATTGCTTATGCTCTAATTGTTGGTGATGATCTTCCCGCTTGCTACTAGATTGTACTAAAATAATAATGCAAAAACTTAAGAAAAATACTAAAATAATAATGCTTGCGTAAACAGAGAAAAAATTGAGATCAAACTACAAAGAAAACTGTAGAATTCCCATAGACGGCGCCAAACTGTTTGAGTCAAAATTCGTGTTTTTACCCAATTGAATTTGTTCTAAGGTTAACCACAGTTGGTAGTAATTCGATTCAGATAAAAGGATTAAAATAAGCAATTTATTAGTTATTGATAAAGAGTAGGAAAGTTAAGAGGAAAGAGTAAACTTATTCCAATTATGATGAGCAACAGTAGCAGAATTCTTAGTCTTCCAAAATGAATGAAAGCTTGATGATCAAAGAATAAAGATAAAAATAAGGAATCAATAATAATAGTGTATTGTCTAGTCAGACTTAGATGTCTTGGTCTACAAATGAAAATCCTATTTATAATTATATGTTCCTATCTGGTGCTTTTTCCGATGTGTGTCTTTAACGACAATCAGTAATTACTGAATTAATGATTATCATTTAATTCCCTTAATTCTGGCCGTTAGTAACCATTTTGTTGTTACCGTATTAACTCTATTTAATGCGTAGTAAAAAGGGTCTTATGTGTTGTTTCTATTGATGTTCTCGTCGTTGACCCAGTCTGCAGCCTCTCCGTAAATGCTATGTTCGGCATTACCATCTAATGTTTTATACGTCATTGAATAAACTGACACGTGTCGACTATATGTTGATCCACGTGTCAGGTACATTTTTTACCCATACAATTTCATTACACAAAACTCGTTTGTTTTCTATCTTCCTTCTCTTTTTGGCTAAAAATTAGTCTTGATAAAATTGAGCATGGCCTTAATGTTGAAAACAAAGTTTCAGTTGCGCTTCGTGAAGCTAATGAAAACTAGGAGGATCTTAAAGCAAAAAATACAAAGGCAAATAACAAGGACAACACGTGCGTGCACTATTCACTAAGGCTAAAATCAATTCATGGGGCCACCAAATAAGTTAagagaaatgaatttttgatcttttacaaaaaaaaaaattagtttttagATCTTTTTATAAGAGATCTTCATTTTTTTCACataaaaaatctgaaaaagacattttcttctattcaaattataAGAGGCCAAAAAATCTTATTTTCTCGAACAAAGGGGGGTAAATTTAAGTTCtatacatttttatttttatttttcatatatataattaGGTCAACAAGAAAGATAGTAAAAGGGGTACGTAATGTAATAAATATTGATTGATAATTTGAAATAAATGATAAATTACTTGTTATAATAGGGTAAATCATAAAGATGGTACATATTCCTTATATTGTCAGAAGTGGTGGATGTAGGCATGTAGCAAGCGATTATTGTGTCAATTGAGTCAGTATTTGAACTCATAATCATAAAGATAAGTTACATTATTCTTCTTTTCGTTATATCCTTTTCTATTAGTAGTTGCTATGTATTTTACCCTTTACCATCACTCTTTAGCTAACTCTACCTTATACCTATTTTGTCCTTACTCGTATTATAAGTGGTTCTTGTCAGATTTCTTGTTCTGTCGTTGCTGCCTTTTCTATAGTAGCACAATACAATTCTCCAAATAGCAagcataataattcattacctaTACATCAAAGATCAAACAACCAATGCATTATCATCTGTCTTTCAGATCTCGCTAAAAATTAATACTAGTACTAATGATTATCTGAGTGAGCATAGAATTGAAAATGTTAAATTAATTGATGTTATGCTCCCTCGACCCTATATTCTCGAAAGAGAATCTAGAATTTCAAATTTATAAATCGTACAACAATCTTACGTTAATATACAATAATCATTGCGTTTACGATCAAATATTCATAGATATTTTTAATACATTTATAGTGTcttgacccttttttttttttttgacaatataGTGCCTTGACCGTAATGAACCCATAACTTCTAAGCTTAAGTCTGCCCTGCATATTCAGTTGGGTCCTTGTTGCTGCACCTAGAGCCTTTATGTGCATATAGAGGAGAGACTCTTAACCATGGATCTTATGCACCAAGGATTTAAAAAGTAGAGAAAATACTTATCCGCATCTTGTTACATCAAATCATATAATTTAACCTTCACATTTATAAAATAAAGCGAAAATATATACAAAACTACATATCTTTTCGAAATAGAATATGAAAACATATGGCTTGTGTTCATTCATTTGGTATAAATACCTGGTGGAGAAACCACCTAGTCATACATGCTTAGTAAGCAACCACTGTACAGAATTTTTAGTAGATTAGCTTTACTACATTAAAGATGTTGCTGTACAAAAAATTGTAGTTTAGCTAATTGGGACCTGTTGGCCTGAGGTTTTCCTCTGTACCTAACTTGGGACAAGATTGCTCAGACTCTTCAAATTGTTGTCTCATTCGTGGTAGATCCTTCAAAAATATACtactatacaacaacaacaacaacaacaacaacaagcccagtataatcccaccatgtggggtctggggagggtagagtgtacgcagacctaacccccaccttgaaaggtagggcggctgtttccgaaagaccctcggctcaagagaggagaagaagagaggaaaacaagacaaaaggtcagataggaccaagcatatcgaaaacaatatgaaaacaagaaataacaaaagcgagaaagtcacggtagaacagtccggaaagaaaggagcattaactactatagaaaAAATATTCTACTATAGAGGATATGATATGCACCCgtcgatatttttgaagagtTTGAGCCACATAGCCTGGGATCCTTTAGCCTGAGGTCTTCATTACTACATTATAATCTTGTGATCATGTTTCTTCTCTTCTTTTCCGATAAAAGAAAAAACTGAAACCCCCTTCCCCTATCTTCTTTTTCCCATTTGCTTACTGCAATCCCCTTGTGACCCATATCTTAATAAAGATCAAAACTTTCTGCGATATATTGAAGAACCTCAAAGCCGTATAACCAAAGCCTTCTCTATATAGCAGCACAAAAAGCTACACCTTTGCAAACACTCCACAGCTCAACACAGGCACCTAATTCTTGAAATAGTTGACCAACTTACAGAAATGTAAAGCTGAGAAAGTAAAGACTTACAAGTGCAATTCTTGAGATGCTTGGCAACAAACAAAGAAGCAATGGCAAGAGAGGCAAAGACTAGTATTGTGACTGCAGTGACcctttgctttcttggaaaaaaaaaaacttgagatTCTTTTTGCTGTTAAATAGTTGATATGTACATGACTTGTTACCTACGAGTTCGCGCAGCAAAACAATCATCCCCAACCTCTTTGAACAATTCTCTCTTCATTCTTTGACAAGAACAACCTCGTATTAACACAATTCGCCCACGACAAACCCAAAGCAGCACTTACTTTCCTCTCAGATGTATACAAACAATTCCAATTCCCAATCCTTAAACCATCCGAATCACCCATTACATCAACATCCTGATTAATCACCACTACAGCCAACCCAAATCGCCTCGCTTGCTCCTTCAATTTACACAAAATCTTAAAAATCAACCCCCATCTCTCCTTAAGATCACGCGGGTTGTTTTCAAATTCAAACAGAAAAAAAGCATCAATTGAATCAATCACAATTAACTTTAACACGGATAAAGAGTCTAGTTGGGACAATTGAATAGGTGGTGTGCATAATAAGAGGTTCTTTTTTCTGTTAAATAGATAATCAGTACATAGTTTGTTCAAGCCGATGTTTTATCTTTCTAAACCACAAATTTTTTCTCCAGTAATAACAAACTCACAGTAAGAATCAGGCAAATGAGGAGCAAAAACAACGCGTATAAACCTCCGAGTTCGCGTAGCAAAACAATCATCCCCAGCTACCTCTTCATTCCTTGACAAGAACAACCTCATATTAACACAATTCGCCCAAGACAAACCCAAAGCAGCACTTACTTTCCTCTCAGACGTATACAAACACGCGGAATTCCCAATCCTCAAACCATCAGAATCATCCATTACATCAACAACCTGATTAATCACCACTACAGCCAACCCAAATCGCCTCGCTTGTTCCTTCAATTTACTCGAAATCTTAAAAAACAACCCCGATCTCTGCTTAAGATCACGCGGATTGTTTTCAAACTCAAACCGAAACAAAGCAGCAATAGAATCAATCACAATTAGCTTAATAGGGGATGATAATAAGAAGGAGTCTAGTTGGGACAATACGTCGAACAGGTGGTGTGCAGAGTGAAGAGGGTGAGTTAAAATGTTATCTAAGGGGTTTTTGAGAGTGGGAAATGAGGAAGAGAGTTGGTGAAGGCGGCGAAGGGGGAATGGTGACTCGGAGTAGAGATATAAGGAGGTAGATGAGAGGCCGCCAAGTGAAACGGGAAGCTGAGCGGTGAGGAGGAGTTGGAGGGATATTTGGGTCTTTCCACAGCCGCTTTCGGCGACTAATTCGGTTATTGAATTGCAAGGAATGCCGCCGTTGAGGAGGCCGTCGAGAATTGGGCAGCCGAGAGTGCATTTTTGGGTGGGGATAGGGGTGAGTTGTTGAAGGAGATTTTCAGGTTTCATCAAATGTGTGATTCTTGTTTGGTTCATTTGAAAGTTTAGGGAAGGCGCCAATTTACTGATGTTTTGCTTCTAGTGGAAGGTAGGTTAGTAAAAGACGCTGAGAAATTTAAAAAGAAACGCGTAAATCCTTTTTCCTCTATTGGAGTATAATTTATGAACGGAACTTTAATTTTAAACTCTAGTGATTTGGTTCAAAATAAAGGTACTACTATAAAGTATCGGAAGGATTATAATCCCACCTGCTACATAAAAAAATATACCATATGAAATAGATAATTCTAAGTTTTGGTGTAAATTTCATTCTGGTTTAGCAAATACCCAAATTTTATATTGGGTTAATTTCAGTGGCGGAATCAGAATTTTTAttaagaaaattaaaaatatattaaaaaaattcaagaaaaaagattaaaaaatttAACGTCTAATACAATACTATAATTTTCGGGAGTTTTGGGTCAAATCCTTGGATAAGCCTTATTCCTCATGTTTTCTTTGGACCATATCATTTATGgtatgttatattatatattcTCTGTAATAACATTTCGCTATAGTACCCAAAAAGATATCGGGACAAATGATGTTATTATAGAGAAATTTGATTGTATATACTTGAAGGGGTTGTGGATAGGGTGGCAAACGGGTTGGTCGAGTCGGATATGGGCTGGGTCAAAATGGGTTGACAAAAAACGAATCATTTATCCGACCCGCTCATATTTAACACGGTTAAAAAATAGGTTACCCGACGgataatataaatatacatcTTATCCATATTATCCAAAGCTACTTCAAATATGTTGGCTTCATGTAGCCAATGTGGAGAAGATTAATTTACCATTTTGTCCACAAATCCAATCCCTAGTACATAGTTGCGCCTCAACATTTGTGGGAAGAATAGAACTTCGAAACTTTTCAATGACACGACCTCCAAGAAAATCTTTTTTGGAAACTATCCACCCAACCCCAACCCCCACCACCCACTCCCCAACCAAATCCTAACCCACCCAACGACCACCCTCGAACGCACTTCATCTTCACCTACCCACCCCAACTCCACCCCATCCCACACCACCGCTCCACCCAACCCTCACCCACCCCCCTCCCAAAGCGTCTATTTCATATATGACTACTTTGCACTTTGAAGACAACCCCAAAAAGTGACTATGTTTGTAGACTAGCCATTTTTTAAAAGTCACACAAAAATGACAATTTTAGTAAATTGACCATTTTTGAAAAGTGacataaaaatgattatttttgcaaaaatatattTCTTGCAAAACGACCGAAAATGCTAATTTGCAAAAATAGCAacttttttgtcatttttcaagaGATGGTCACTTTACAAAAGTAGCCATTTTTGTGTCACTTTAAAAAAATGGCTACTTTATAAAAGTGACCACTATCTTAGAAATGGCACATTGCAAAAATGGTTATTTTAATACTTTCACAAAGAAGCTATTTTAAAAAATGGCTACTTTTGCAAAGTAGATAATTTTTAAAGTAACTTACTTTCacaaaatgactatttatgaaaatTGACTACTTTCAAAAGTGACTATTTTTAAAAAGTATCTACTTTCACAAAGTCGCTATTTTCTAAAAGTGACTATTTTCTTAAGTGACTACTTTTGCAAAATGACTATTTTTGAAAAGTAACTACTTTTCGCAAGTAATATTTTAAAAAAGCGGCTACTTTTGTAATGTGATTACTTTGTAAAGTTGCTATTTTTGAAAGTTACTACTTTCACAAAATGTCTAGTTTTGCAAAGTTGAGAGATAGGGGGTGGTGGTAGGGAGGTGAGAGGTAGGGGTTGGGGTTGGGGGTAGGTGGTGATAGGGGTACGGGTGGGGTAGGTGGTTATAGGGGTAGGGAGGGAGGTAGTGGGGGGTGAGGCGTGGGGGTAGGGGTAGTGGGGTTGGTGGGGGTGGATGGGTAGTGGGGGGTGTAGGGGTGGTTAGGTGGTGGGGTAGGGGTAGGGGTAGGAGGGTTTAGCACCCCCTTTTGGGAGGAt
Protein-coding sequences here:
- the LOC132618361 gene encoding DNA repair protein XRCC3 homolog; protein product: MNQTRITHLMKPENLLQQLTPIPTQKCTLGCPILDGLLNGGIPCNSITELVAESGCGKTQISLQLLLTAQLPVSLGGLSSTSLYLYSESPFPLRRLHQLSSSFPTLKNPLDNILTHPLHSAHHLFDVLSQLDSFLLSSPIKLIVIDSIAALFRFEFENNPRDLKQRSGLFFKISSKLKEQARRFGLAVVVINQVVDVMDDSDGLRIGNSACLYTSERKVSAALGLSWANCVNMRLFLSRNEEVAGDDCFATRTRRFIRVVFAPHLPDSYCEFVITGEKICGLER